In Balaenoptera acutorostrata chromosome 19, mBalAcu1.1, whole genome shotgun sequence, the following proteins share a genomic window:
- the IGSF23 gene encoding immunoglobulin superfamily member 23 isoform X2, translating into MQAATLWCWKPAGDAGVRRSRYRSTPTLTGCWLLTLLGNTQGILRSELNYSVILQWVASIQPEPVLRWTFNGHPRGIGERLIIQRLSLEDLGTYVCLAENSQGMYFSQPVTIMLPHPVPIKPNPTLSLSGSSAFALIVAAPVVLVGSTVFTIIWKLRCG; encoded by the exons ATGCAGGCAGCTACACTGTGGTGCTGGAAACCAGCAGGGGACGCAGGAGTGCGACGGAGCAGATACAGGTCAACG CCAACTCTGACGGGGTGCTGGCTGCTGACATTGCTGGGGAACACACAAGGTATCCTCCGGAGTGAACTCAACTACTCAGTGATCCTGCAGTGGGTGGCTTCCATCCAACCTGAACCTGTGCTACGATGGACCTTCAATGGGCATCCTCGCGGGATCGGGGAGAGGCTGATTATCCAGAGGTTGTCCTTGGAGGATCTGGGCACCTATGTATGCTTGGCCGAGAACAGCCAGGGAATGTATTTCTCCCAGCCTGTGACTATCATGCTGCCAC ACCCTGTGCCCATCAAGCCGAACCCTACCCTCTCCCTGTCAGGAAGCTCTGCCTTTGCCCTCATTGTGGCCGCACCTGTGGTACTGGTCGGAAGCACGGTCTTCACCATAATCTGGAAGCTAAG GTGTGGCTGA
- the IGSF23 gene encoding immunoglobulin superfamily member 23 isoform X3, with translation MQAATLWCWKPAGDAGVRRSRYRSTPTLTGCWLLTLLGNTQGILRSELNYSVILQWVASIQPEPVLRWTFNGHPRGIGERLIIQRLSLEDLGTYVCLAENSQGMYFSQPVTIMLPRSSAFALIVAAPVVLVGSTVFTIIWKLRCG, from the exons ATGCAGGCAGCTACACTGTGGTGCTGGAAACCAGCAGGGGACGCAGGAGTGCGACGGAGCAGATACAGGTCAACG CCAACTCTGACGGGGTGCTGGCTGCTGACATTGCTGGGGAACACACAAGGTATCCTCCGGAGTGAACTCAACTACTCAGTGATCCTGCAGTGGGTGGCTTCCATCCAACCTGAACCTGTGCTACGATGGACCTTCAATGGGCATCCTCGCGGGATCGGGGAGAGGCTGATTATCCAGAGGTTGTCCTTGGAGGATCTGGGCACCTATGTATGCTTGGCCGAGAACAGCCAGGGAATGTATTTCTCCCAGCCTGTGACTATCATGCTGCCAC GAAGCTCTGCCTTTGCCCTCATTGTGGCCGCACCTGTGGTACTGGTCGGAAGCACGGTCTTCACCATAATCTGGAAGCTAAG GTGTGGCTGA
- the IGSF23 gene encoding immunoglobulin superfamily member 23 isoform X1, with amino-acid sequence MQAATLWCWKPAGDAGVRRSRYRSTPTLTGCWLLTLLGNTQGILRSELNYSVILQWVASIQPEPVLRWTFNGHPRGIGERLIIQRLSLEDLGTYVCLAENSQGMYFSQPVTIMLPQDIVDPTDPVPIKPNPTLSLSGSSAFALIVAAPVVLVGSTVFTIIWKLRCG; translated from the exons ATGCAGGCAGCTACACTGTGGTGCTGGAAACCAGCAGGGGACGCAGGAGTGCGACGGAGCAGATACAGGTCAACG CCAACTCTGACGGGGTGCTGGCTGCTGACATTGCTGGGGAACACACAAGGTATCCTCCGGAGTGAACTCAACTACTCAGTGATCCTGCAGTGGGTGGCTTCCATCCAACCTGAACCTGTGCTACGATGGACCTTCAATGGGCATCCTCGCGGGATCGGGGAGAGGCTGATTATCCAGAGGTTGTCCTTGGAGGATCTGGGCACCTATGTATGCTTGGCCGAGAACAGCCAGGGAATGTATTTCTCCCAGCCTGTGACTATCATGCTGCCAC AAGACATCGTGGATCCCACAGACCCTGTGCCCATCAAGCCGAACCCTACCCTCTCCCTGTCAGGAAGCTCTGCCTTTGCCCTCATTGTGGCCGCACCTGTGGTACTGGTCGGAAGCACGGTCTTCACCATAATCTGGAAGCTAAG GTGTGGCTGA